Genomic segment of Cronobacter dublinensis subsp. dublinensis LMG 23823:
AGCCGCACCTCGCTGTCGGTATTATTGATAAAGGTGTGGCACAGACCGGTACCCGCCGGGAAACCGACGCTGTCGCCCGGTTTAAGCGGCCAGAGCTCGCCGTTAAGCCAGACCTCCGGGAATCCTTCCAGCACATAAACAAACTCTTCTTCGCTACTTTCGGCATGCGGGTACGAGGTGCGACGCCCCGGCGGCAGACGTTCATGATGGATGCCAAGTCGTGTCAGCCCCATGCGCTTCGCCAGCGGCGCGCCAATCGACATACGTTCATTGCTGTCAGGATAGGCGGCCTCATCATTGCCCTCAATGTCCTGCCAGTGACAAATACAATCAGGTCGTGCTTGCATAGAACCTCCAGAAAACGTTACCTGAAAGGTATAACACAGCCCATATGTCGGTGTTTTGGTCGGTTCATGATAAAGTGATGACTTAATCATGATTCATAGAGGATGCCGATGGATACGACGATTTCGCAGGAAGTTCTGGCGCAGGCTGAAAAGCTCTGCCAGCAACGTAATGTGCGCCTGACTCCGCAGCGCCTCGAAGTGCTGCGCCTGATGACGCTACAGCCGGGTGCCATCAGCGCGTATGATCTGCTCGATCTGCTGCGCGAAACCGAGCCGCAGGCGAAACCGCCAACCGTCTATCGCGCGCTCGATTTTCTGCTCGAACAAGGATTCGTCCATAAGGTGGAATCCACCAACAGCTATGTGCTGTGTCATCTGTTCGACAACCCGGCGCATACGTCAGCCATGTTTATCTGCGGTCGTTGCGGCGTGGTGAAAGAGGAAGCAGCGGAAGGGGTGGAAGATATTATGCATGCGCTCGCGGCGAAAATGGGCTTTGCGCTGCGCCATAATGTCATTGAAGCGCACGGGCTTTGCGCGGCCTGCGTGGAAGTCGAAGCGTGTCGTCACCAGGGCCAGTGCGGACATGACCACAGCATTACGGTGAAAAAGAAAGGACGTTAAAACAGGAAAGTGTGGGTGGTACATCCTTGTACCGTCGGGCAGGGCAGCCTCAGGGGAAAATACCGTTGAGGTGGTAGCCAGCAGATTACCAGCGGTAATCGTGGCGAGATTCCCAGTCAGTGACTTCCTTATCCGCTTCGTCTTTCGCGTAACCGTAACGCTCCTGGATTTTACCTACCAGCTGGTCACGTTTCCCTTCGATGATGGTCATGTCATCGTCGGTTAATTTACCCCATTGTTCTTTCACTTTACCTTTAAACTGTTTCCAGTTACCGCCAGCTTCATCTCTGTTCATAGACGTCTCCTTTAACATTCGGTAGTGAATCAGTCTCACAGGTTTTCCTGTGGGGGCTCAGCCAGAGTTATCTTCATCATTTGCTGAACGTACTATTCATTTTAGACGTCAATTTTAACCGTGGCGGAATATTCAGAATCTTTAACCATAACGAAGCGCCGGAGCCGACAATTACTCCCCTGACGGCACCCGCTTATTCGTGATGAAAAGTTCAGTGCAGCAGGCGCCCGCGACGCCATAAATAGCCAAGCGACAGCCCGCGCAGCGCCAGAAACACGGTGAGCGCCAGCCACAGCCCGTGGTTGCCGAGATACGGCAGCGTTAGCAGCGTCAGTCCAAACCCCAGCGCCGCGACAGCCATGCTGTTGCGCATCTCGGCCCCGCGCGTCGCGCCGATAAACATGCCGTCCAGCAGATAACACCAGACGCCGACGAGAGGCAGGATCGCCTGCCAGAAGAGATAAGGCTGCGCCAGCGCCTGCAGCGATGGCAGGGAGGTTAGCAGCGACACGATAGACGGCCCGGCGACGGCATACAGCAGCGTGAACGCGAGCGCCACCATGCCCGCCTGTCGGCACGCGGCGCGCCAGACGCTATGCAGTTGCGATTTGTCCTGTGCGCCGAACGCCTGACCGGCGTGGGCTTCCACCGCGTAGGCAAAGCCGTCGAGCGCATAGGCGGTAAAGGTGAGTAGCGTCATCAGCAGCGCGTTAACGGCGACGATATCGCTGCCGAGCCGCGCGCCAAGCACAGTAATGGATCCAAAACAGAGTTGCAGCAGCAGCGAGCGCAGCATGATGTCCCGGTTCAGCGCCAGCAGCCTGCCGACGCCGCCGCGCCAGGCGGTTTTCAGCATCAGGCGCGTAATGCCGCGCAGGCGCAGAACGCGCGCCGCCATAATAAGCCCGATGCCAAGCGTCGCGTACTCCGCGATGGCGGTCGCAAGCGCCGCGCCCTGTACATTCAGGCCCAGCCCCATCACAAACCAGAGATCGAGCGCGATATTAAGCAGATTACCGACGACCAGCAGAATGACCGGCGCTCTCGCATATTGCACGCCGAGCAGCCACCCCAGCAGCACCAGATTCGCCAGCGACGCGGGCGCGCTCAGCCAGCGAATTTCGAGAAACCGCCGCGCCTGCGCCAGCACAGCCTCGCTACCGCCGGTGATATGTAACGCCAGGTGAATAAGCGGTTCACGCAGCGCGATAATCAGCGCGCCAGCAAGCAACGCCAGCGCCATCGGCTGTACCAGCGCGCGGGCCAGCGCTGCCGGATCACGCGCGCCGAACGCTTGAGCAGTAAGGCCAGTGGTGCTCATACGCAAAAAGAGGAGCAGCATAAACAAAAAGCTGGTGGCGGTCGCGCCGACTGCGACGCCGCCCAGATACACCGGGCTGTCGAGATGGCCTATCACTGCGGTATCGACCAGCCCGAGCAGGGGCACGGTGATATTGGAGAAAATCATTGGCAGCGCGAGGCGCCAGAGGGCTTTGTCGGTAGAGGTCAGAAAGGGCATATGGCGTTCCGATGCCGTTACGCGAAGAAAACCGTTAAGAGAGGTCGCGAAGCCGGAGAGCCATTACCGTAACCGGGGCGGGCCAGTTACGGTAATGAAGCGTCACGAGGCCGGTAACGCTGTCAGAGCCATTCGCCGTTGCGAATAACGCCGACCGCGAGGCCTTCGATAGAGAAGTTGTGCTCACGCAGATCGACAACGATAGGTTTAAACTCGCTGTTTTCCGGCAGCAGCTCAACGACATTCCCCTGCTTTTTCAGGCGTTTTACCGTCACTTCATCGTCGATACGCGCCACAACGACCTGGCCGTTGCGTACATCCTGCGTTTTATGCACGGCTAACAGGTCGCCGTCCATGATCCCGATGTCTTTCATCGACATCCCGCTAACGCGCAGCAGAAAATCGGCATTCGGCTTAAACAGGCCCGGATCGACCTGATAGTGGCCTTCGATATGCTGCTGCGCCAGCAGCGGTTCGCCCGCAGCGACACGCCCTACCAGCGGCAGGCCGTTTTCTTCTTCCTGCAGCAGACGAATACCGCGCGATGCGCCAGAAACAATCTCCAGCACCCCTTTGCGCGCCAGCGCTTTCAGGTGCTCTTCCGCCGCGTTAGGCGAACGGAACCCCAGACGTTGCGCAATTTCCGCGCGCGTAGGCGGCATGCCGGTCTGGCTGATGTGATCCCGAATGAGATCAAACACCTCTTGTTGCCTGGTAGTTAATGCTTTCATTCCGCCCCCTGGGTGCATATACAGTGATGCTGTGAGTATATACAGCTAAAGGCGATTTTAAAACCATAACCGGTTAAAAAAGCGCTTCTTTAGCGATTTCTGGAAAACTTATCGCAAATGCTGCCAGAGCAGCGTGACCCACACGACCAGCGCAAGGATAATCGACATCAGCACGGCGGCGGAGCCCATGTCCTTGGCGCGGCCCGAAAGCTCATGAAATTCAGGACCGATACGGTCCACTACCGCTTCGATGGCGCTGTTGAGGATCTCGACGATCATCACCAGCATCACGGAGCTTATGAGCATGACACGGGTCATCGGGTCGACGTCCAGCCAACAAGCGATAATAATTGCAGCAATAACGGCGACCGCCTCCTGGCGAAACGCCGCTTCATTTTTCCAGGCAGCGCTCAATCCCTTCCAGGAATAGCCAGCTGCTTTAATAATTCGGGTTAATCCCTTGGTGTTATTGGCCATGACAAGAAACCTTTTTTAAATTCAGGCGTCAATGCTAATGCGCTTCGATAAAGAAGCACCACAGAAATTCTACGGAGTTTCTGATATTCTTGCGCCGCAATTGCATTATTAACCAGAGGCTTTACATCGTTTATG
This window contains:
- a CDS encoding cupin domain-containing protein, whose translation is MQARPDCICHWQDIEGNDEAAYPDSNERMSIGAPLAKRMGLTRLGIHHERLPPGRRTSYPHAESSEEEFVYVLEGFPEVWLNGELWPLKPGDSVGFPAGTGLCHTFINNTDSEVRLLVVGEANKPENRIYYPLNGAYAATRPDRWIDHPPQFFGPHDGLPTRIKKPNL
- the zur gene encoding zinc uptake transcriptional repressor Zur, with protein sequence MDTTISQEVLAQAEKLCQQRNVRLTPQRLEVLRLMTLQPGAISAYDLLDLLRETEPQAKPPTVYRALDFLLEQGFVHKVESTNSYVLCHLFDNPAHTSAMFICGRCGVVKEEAAEGVEDIMHALAAKMGFALRHNVIEAHGLCAACVEVEACRHQGQCGHDHSITVKKKGR
- a CDS encoding CsbD family protein encodes the protein MNRDEAGGNWKQFKGKVKEQWGKLTDDDMTIIEGKRDQLVGKIQERYGYAKDEADKEVTDWESRHDYRW
- the dinF gene encoding MATE family efflux transporter DinF codes for the protein MPFLTSTDKALWRLALPMIFSNITVPLLGLVDTAVIGHLDSPVYLGGVAVGATATSFLFMLLLFLRMSTTGLTAQAFGARDPAALARALVQPMALALLAGALIIALREPLIHLALHITGGSEAVLAQARRFLEIRWLSAPASLANLVLLGWLLGVQYARAPVILLVVGNLLNIALDLWFVMGLGLNVQGAALATAIAEYATLGIGLIMAARVLRLRGITRLMLKTAWRGGVGRLLALNRDIMLRSLLLQLCFGSITVLGARLGSDIVAVNALLMTLLTFTAYALDGFAYAVEAHAGQAFGAQDKSQLHSVWRAACRQAGMVALAFTLLYAVAGPSIVSLLTSLPSLQALAQPYLFWQAILPLVGVWCYLLDGMFIGATRGAEMRNSMAVAALGFGLTLLTLPYLGNHGLWLALTVFLALRGLSLGYLWRRGRLLH
- the lexA gene encoding transcriptional repressor LexA, yielding MKALTTRQQEVFDLIRDHISQTGMPPTRAEIAQRLGFRSPNAAEEHLKALARKGVLEIVSGASRGIRLLQEEENGLPLVGRVAAGEPLLAQQHIEGHYQVDPGLFKPNADFLLRVSGMSMKDIGIMDGDLLAVHKTQDVRNGQVVVARIDDEVTVKRLKKQGNVVELLPENSEFKPIVVDLREHNFSIEGLAVGVIRNGEWL
- a CDS encoding diacylglycerol kinase, producing MANNTKGLTRIIKAAGYSWKGLSAAWKNEAAFRQEAVAVIAAIIIACWLDVDPMTRVMLISSVMLVMIVEILNSAIEAVVDRIGPEFHELSGRAKDMGSAAVLMSIILALVVWVTLLWQHLR